The Acidobacteriota bacterium genome has a segment encoding these proteins:
- the scpB gene encoding SMC-Scp complex subunit ScpB, with protein sequence MSTLKGKVEAIIYAAEEPVTIDQMANALKDVVDVPLPEPIAGTPVSKPESKKKAPKDPKLAALKDAIRSAIHEISHEFSLGDRGIEIRQVAGGYKMATKPEHHDVVRTFAKSLKAPVRLSLQALETLAVIAYKQPVTLPEISEIRGVDSSAVIGTLIDRKLITTAGRKEVVGRPILYKTTKDFLLRFGLKDVHELPSVEEFEKLGAGTDQGDLFTGPAADATGVPDVPEEAGEESEAETASAEDLEPAQ encoded by the coding sequence ATGAGCACGCTCAAAGGCAAAGTCGAAGCCATCATCTACGCTGCCGAAGAGCCGGTCACCATCGACCAGATGGCGAACGCGCTCAAGGATGTGGTCGATGTCCCTCTGCCTGAACCGATAGCCGGGACACCGGTGAGCAAACCGGAGAGCAAGAAGAAGGCGCCGAAAGATCCCAAGCTGGCCGCGCTCAAGGACGCGATCCGCAGCGCCATCCACGAGATCTCGCACGAGTTCTCGCTCGGCGATCGCGGCATCGAGATCCGCCAGGTCGCCGGCGGCTACAAGATGGCGACCAAGCCCGAGCATCACGACGTGGTGCGGACGTTCGCCAAATCACTCAAGGCGCCGGTACGGCTCTCGCTGCAAGCGCTCGAGACGCTCGCCGTCATCGCCTACAAGCAGCCGGTCACGCTACCCGAGATCAGCGAGATCCGCGGCGTCGATTCCTCCGCCGTGATCGGGACGCTGATCGATCGCAAGCTCATCACCACCGCCGGACGCAAAGAGGTGGTGGGCAGGCCCATCCTTTATAAGACGACCAAAGACTTCCTGCTGCGCTTTGGATTGAAAGACGTCCACGAACTGCCGAGCGTGGAAGAGTTCGAGAAGCTGGGCGCCGGCACCGACCAGGGCGACCTCTTCACCGGGCCCGCCGCCGATGCGACCGGAGTGCCGGATGTACCCGAAGAAGCTGGGGAAGAATCGGAAGCAGAGACCGCATCCGCTGAAGACCTCGAGCCGGCGCAGTAG
- the trpS gene encoding tryptophan--tRNA ligase, producing MAKSDTKNRRVLSGMRPTGKLHLGHFVGALANWVKLQAEYECFFFVADWHALTTDYADTSSVKQSSVDIVLDWLAVGLDPKKSTLFIQSHVPQHAELHLLLSMITPLGWLERVPSYKEIRENVKDKDLSTYGFLGYPLLQSADILIYQAGYVPVGQDQVAHVELTREVARRFNSFYPGRPGITKGGGPVFPEPQPLLTKSPKLPGTDGRKMSKSYGNTVMLTDPEPVVRQKLKTMVTDPARVRRTDPGNPDVCPVGDLHKIFSSADTIAKVDVGCRSAGIGCIECKSWAADALVQLLAPMQQRRQQYENDPKLAWDILEAGSQKAQKVAEATMVEARAAMNMSRDHEPAAKSVEKKST from the coding sequence ATGGCTAAGTCCGACACGAAGAATCGGCGCGTTTTGAGCGGGATGCGGCCCACCGGCAAGCTGCACCTCGGGCACTTCGTCGGCGCGCTCGCGAACTGGGTGAAGCTGCAGGCCGAGTACGAGTGCTTCTTCTTCGTCGCCGACTGGCACGCGCTCACCACCGATTACGCGGACACCTCGAGTGTGAAGCAGAGTTCGGTGGACATCGTGCTCGACTGGCTTGCCGTGGGACTCGACCCGAAGAAATCGACCCTGTTCATCCAGTCGCACGTGCCGCAGCACGCCGAGCTGCACCTGCTGCTCTCGATGATCACGCCGCTGGGCTGGCTGGAGCGCGTGCCTTCGTACAAAGAGATCCGCGAGAACGTGAAAGACAAAGACCTTTCGACCTACGGGTTCCTCGGCTATCCGCTGCTGCAGTCGGCGGACATCCTTATCTACCAGGCCGGATATGTACCCGTAGGACAGGACCAGGTCGCGCACGTCGAGCTGACGCGCGAGGTCGCGCGCCGGTTCAACAGCTTCTATCCCGGACGTCCTGGAATAACGAAGGGCGGTGGCCCCGTCTTTCCCGAGCCGCAGCCGCTGCTGACCAAGTCGCCCAAGCTTCCCGGGACCGACGGCCGCAAGATGTCGAAGTCGTACGGCAACACGGTGATGCTGACTGATCCCGAGCCCGTCGTCCGCCAGAAACTGAAGACCATGGTCACCGACCCGGCGCGCGTCCGGCGGACCGACCCAGGGAATCCCGACGTGTGTCCGGTCGGCGACCTGCACAAGATATTTTCGAGCGCGGACACCATCGCCAAGGTCGACGTTGGCTGCCGTTCCGCCGGCATCGGATGCATCGAGTGCAAGAGCTGGGCCGCGGACGCGCTCGTGCAACTGCTCGCTCCGATGCAACAGCGCCGCCAGCAGTACGAGAACGATCCCAAGTTGGCATGGGACATCCTCGAGGCCGGCTCACAAAAAGCGCAGAAGGTCGCCGAGGCCACCATGGTCGAGGCCCGCGCCGCCATGAACATGAGCCGCGATCACGAGCCCGCCGCGAAGTCTGTGGAAAAGAAAAGTACCTGA
- a CDS encoding segregation/condensation protein A, giving the protein MSETQGVQPQAPPQKPANDFPFAVSVAEVYDGPLDLLLDLIRKQSIDIYDIPIATITAQYLAYIERIKRLDVNVAAEFIYMASVLIQIKSRMLLPRDPSAPEDEDDPRNELVNRLLEHEKYKNAAQMLLQKQELEGATWSNPSLKEFKDDEGADAELAVDMIDLVKTFQQILERAKNRPIMQVNEDTVTVSEMIDYMRRRLMLEDRPLRLKQMLAAVHSRGALICAFLAILELVRLQAVLLRQDRVFGDILIKKHAMFDTVMAEQAAVRDDWR; this is encoded by the coding sequence ATGTCCGAGACGCAAGGGGTGCAGCCGCAAGCGCCGCCGCAAAAGCCGGCGAATGACTTCCCTTTTGCCGTCAGCGTGGCTGAAGTCTACGACGGCCCGCTCGACCTGCTGCTCGACCTCATCCGCAAGCAGTCGATCGACATCTACGACATCCCCATCGCCACCATCACAGCGCAGTATCTCGCTTACATCGAGCGCATCAAGCGGCTCGACGTGAACGTGGCCGCCGAGTTCATCTACATGGCGAGCGTGCTCATCCAGATCAAGTCGCGCATGCTGCTGCCGCGCGATCCGAGCGCGCCCGAGGACGAGGATGACCCGCGCAACGAGCTCGTCAATCGGCTGCTCGAGCACGAAAAGTACAAGAACGCCGCGCAGATGCTGTTGCAGAAGCAAGAGCTCGAGGGCGCGACGTGGTCGAATCCGTCGCTCAAGGAATTCAAAGACGACGAAGGCGCTGACGCCGAGCTCGCCGTGGACATGATCGATCTGGTGAAGACCTTCCAGCAGATCCTCGAGCGCGCGAAGAACCGTCCGATCATGCAGGTGAATGAGGATACGGTCACGGTCTCGGAGATGATCGACTACATGCGCCGCCGCCTGATGCTCGAAGATCGCCCGCTGCGGCTGAAGCAGATGCTCGCTGCGGTGCATTCGCGCGGCGCGCTCATCTGCGCCTTCCTTGCCATCCTGGAGCTGGTGCGGCTGCAAGCGGTGCTGCTGCGGCAGGACCGCGTGTTTGGCGACATCCTGATCAAGAAGCACGCGATGTTCGATACCGTGATGGCCGAACAGGCCGCTGTGAGGGACGATTGGAGATAA